The following coding sequences lie in one Streptomyces venezuelae genomic window:
- a CDS encoding LacI family DNA-binding transcriptional regulator — MGERVTIREVAARAGVSVATVSRVLAGNYPTSTASRAKVLRAVKDLDYVANAHARALAGAGRKTIAVLMFDVVGAFYAQVAQGVEMEAAQHGRLTLVASTGSDPARELALVQMMREQAAEAVMLVGGVVQDDEYRQRMARYAEALAAAGSRLVLCGRPAPTPDVPALVVEYDNEAGAHAVTSHLLGAGHRRIALLGYEPGNTTGEDRLAGFLRALDDHGVPRGDAVLHGTGFGQNHGYEAMRDLLQKADGRPDFTAVFAGDDRAAAAAIIALREYGLRVPEDMSVVGYNDDPVAGDITPGLTTVHIPAEEMGRTAVRRALSGSARAGQERHVLGTHIVIRDSVRRVRGDGG; from the coding sequence GTGGGTGAGCGGGTCACCATCCGCGAGGTGGCCGCGCGCGCGGGCGTCTCGGTAGCGACCGTCTCGCGGGTCCTCGCGGGCAACTACCCGACGTCCACGGCGTCGCGCGCCAAGGTGCTGCGGGCGGTCAAGGATCTGGACTACGTCGCCAACGCGCACGCGCGCGCGTTGGCGGGCGCGGGACGCAAGACGATCGCGGTCCTCATGTTCGACGTGGTGGGCGCGTTCTACGCGCAGGTCGCGCAGGGCGTCGAGATGGAGGCCGCCCAGCACGGCAGGCTCACCCTGGTCGCGTCCACGGGCAGCGATCCGGCGCGTGAGCTGGCCCTGGTCCAGATGATGCGCGAGCAGGCCGCGGAAGCGGTGATGCTGGTGGGCGGTGTCGTGCAGGACGACGAGTACCGGCAGCGGATGGCGCGCTACGCCGAGGCGCTCGCGGCGGCGGGTTCCCGCCTCGTGCTGTGCGGGCGCCCCGCGCCGACGCCGGACGTGCCCGCGCTGGTCGTGGAGTACGACAACGAGGCGGGCGCCCACGCGGTGACCAGCCACCTGCTCGGCGCCGGGCACCGGCGGATCGCCCTGCTCGGCTACGAGCCGGGCAACACGACCGGCGAGGACCGTCTCGCCGGGTTCCTCCGGGCGCTGGACGACCACGGGGTGCCGCGCGGCGACGCGGTCCTGCACGGGACGGGCTTCGGGCAGAACCACGGCTACGAAGCGATGCGCGACCTCCTCCAAAAGGCTGACGGCAGGCCGGACTTCACGGCTGTCTTCGCGGGCGACGACCGGGCGGCGGCCGCGGCGATCATCGCGCTGCGGGAGTACGGGCTGCGGGTCCCCGAGGACATGTCGGTGGTCGGCTACAACGATGACCCGGTGGCGGGCGACATCACGCCCGGCCTGACGACGGTCCACATCCCCGCCGAGGAGATGGGCCGTACGGCGGTACGCCGCGCTCTGTCGGGCTCGGCGCGGGCGGGCCAGGAGCGCCATGTCCTGGGCACGCACATCGTCATCCGGGACAGTGTGCGGCGGGTCCGGGGGGACGGGGGCTAG
- a CDS encoding APC family permease: MTNTDEPRQTRAGSLPEPDPAIPRQFISWVTLALMTTASVASLRPSPAMAIYGLAAVFLYLLPAVVFLLPTALVGAELASGWSGGIYRWVSEALGRPLGFVAVWCQFAMTIAYYPSLLAYVASTFAYVIHPSLAENGPYVAIVIVVIYWTGVWVTCRGTKTVAGLSSLGLIIGTLVPGVVLVVLGLVFLGEGNASAAPMSPDHWLPPWTGLASLVLIVNNFLSYAGMEMNGVHVSSLRHPRAEYPRSIFLATGLVLLIFILPALAISWVMPSEQLSLTAGLMQAFQAFFDHFHVGWLTKVVGIMLVMAALGGMLTWLAGPAKGLVTLARQEGYLPPVLQKFNKAGVPRNIMVAQGVVTTLIGVLYAFSDDVSSAYWMFSVITVQIYLIAYLLMFVAVVRLRASQPEVPRGFVVPAVKVVAAVGFVASLAALVIGFVPPDQFGKGPLWRYLLIVGGGLLALGVLAPAAFLKYRKPGWIHPDHRATRATHEPK, from the coding sequence ATGACGAACACGGACGAACCGCGGCAAACCCGTGCGGGAAGCCTGCCGGAACCGGACCCCGCCATTCCGCGGCAGTTCATCTCCTGGGTGACGCTCGCCCTGATGACCACCGCGTCCGTCGCCAGTCTGCGTCCCTCGCCGGCGATGGCCATCTACGGACTGGCCGCCGTCTTCCTCTACCTCCTGCCCGCCGTCGTCTTCCTGCTCCCCACCGCCCTCGTCGGCGCCGAGCTCGCCTCCGGGTGGTCGGGCGGCATCTACCGGTGGGTGAGCGAGGCGCTGGGCAGGCCGCTGGGGTTCGTCGCCGTGTGGTGCCAGTTCGCCATGACCATCGCGTACTACCCGAGCCTGCTCGCCTACGTGGCCTCGACGTTCGCGTACGTCATCCATCCGAGCCTCGCCGAAAACGGCCCCTACGTAGCGATCGTCATCGTCGTCATCTACTGGACAGGCGTCTGGGTGACCTGTCGGGGCACCAAGACGGTCGCCGGGCTCTCCTCCCTGGGGCTGATCATCGGCACCCTCGTCCCCGGTGTCGTCCTCGTTGTTCTCGGCCTCGTCTTCCTGGGGGAGGGCAACGCGTCCGCCGCGCCCATGAGCCCCGACCACTGGCTGCCCCCGTGGACCGGCCTCGCCAGCCTGGTCCTCATCGTCAACAACTTCCTCTCCTACGCGGGCATGGAGATGAACGGCGTCCACGTGTCGTCGCTGCGCCACCCCCGCGCCGAGTACCCGCGCTCGATCTTCCTCGCCACCGGCCTCGTCCTGCTGATCTTCATCCTTCCGGCCCTGGCCATCAGCTGGGTCATGCCGTCGGAGCAGCTCAGCCTCACCGCCGGCCTGATGCAGGCCTTCCAGGCGTTCTTCGACCACTTCCACGTCGGCTGGCTGACGAAGGTCGTCGGGATCATGCTCGTCATGGCCGCGCTCGGCGGCATGCTCACCTGGCTCGCCGGCCCCGCGAAGGGGCTGGTCACCCTCGCCCGGCAGGAGGGCTATCTGCCGCCGGTCCTGCAGAAGTTCAACAAGGCGGGCGTCCCGCGCAACATCATGGTCGCGCAGGGCGTCGTCACCACGCTGATCGGCGTCCTGTACGCCTTCAGTGACGACGTCTCCAGCGCGTACTGGATGTTCTCCGTCATCACCGTGCAGATCTACCTCATCGCGTACCTGCTGATGTTCGTGGCCGTCGTACGGCTGCGGGCGTCGCAGCCGGAGGTGCCGCGCGGCTTCGTGGTCCCCGCCGTGAAGGTCGTCGCGGCCGTCGGATTCGTCGCCTCGCTCGCCGCGCTCGTCATCGGGTTCGTACCGCCCGACCAGTTCGGCAAGGGCCCGCTGTGGCGCTACCTCCTGATCGTCGGCGGCGGCCTGCTCGCGCTCGGCGTCCTGGCACCCGCCGCCTTCCTCAAGTACCGCAAACCCGGCTGGATCCACCCCGACCACAGGGCGACAAGGGCAACACATGAGCCGAAATAG
- a CDS encoding carbohydrate ABC transporter permease, with protein MEKPRVATKVAKGVAVGVVLALVLIPFLVIVSTSLASNREVVENGGWVLWPSDPSLRAYRTILDGGIVTKALGVSVGLTVVGTLFSLACTTFLAYALARPGVFGGKPVLLLILFTFLFPPGMIPAFLLVKGMGMMDTYAALVAPVLINVFNLIVLRGFFQGIPEELYEAARLDGAGDWQILWRIVLPLSKAALAVVSLFYAVSYWNAWFHASIYMESGHWPLSQVLRTYVIGGSQIADTGLSEAGMVSAPQTTQMAVLVIATVPILLVYPFLQKYFTKGVLTGAIKS; from the coding sequence ATGGAGAAGCCGCGGGTCGCGACCAAGGTCGCCAAGGGCGTCGCGGTGGGCGTCGTTCTCGCGCTCGTGCTCATTCCGTTCCTCGTCATCGTCTCGACCTCCCTCGCCTCCAACCGCGAGGTCGTGGAGAACGGCGGCTGGGTGCTGTGGCCGAGCGATCCGAGCCTGCGCGCCTACCGGACGATCCTCGACGGCGGCATCGTCACCAAGGCGCTCGGCGTCAGCGTCGGCCTCACCGTCGTCGGCACGCTCTTCTCGCTCGCGTGCACCACCTTCCTCGCGTACGCGCTGGCCCGCCCCGGTGTCTTCGGCGGCAAGCCCGTGCTGCTGCTCATCCTGTTCACGTTTCTCTTCCCACCCGGCATGATTCCCGCGTTCCTGCTGGTCAAGGGCATGGGAATGATGGATACGTACGCCGCGCTCGTCGCGCCCGTGCTCATCAACGTCTTCAATCTGATCGTGCTGCGCGGCTTCTTCCAGGGGATTCCCGAGGAGCTGTACGAGGCGGCCAGGCTCGACGGCGCCGGGGACTGGCAGATCCTGTGGCGGATCGTGCTCCCGCTCTCCAAGGCGGCGCTCGCCGTGGTCTCCCTCTTCTACGCCGTGAGCTACTGGAACGCCTGGTTCCACGCCTCCATCTACATGGAGTCCGGCCACTGGCCGCTGTCGCAGGTGCTGCGCACATACGTCATCGGCGGCTCACAGATCGCCGACACCGGCCTGAGCGAGGCCGGCATGGTCTCCGCCCCGCAGACGACGCAGATGGCCGTCCTGGTGATCGCCACCGTGCCGATCCTGCTCGTCTACCCCTTCCTGCAGAAGTACTTCACCAAGGGCGTGCTCACCGGCGCCATCAAGAGCTGA
- a CDS encoding NAD+ synthase, with translation MPQLRLALNQIDSTVGDLAGNAEAVVRWTRHSAEQGAHLVAFPEMVLTGYPVEDLALRSSFVQASRDALRALAVRLRDEGFGELPVVVGYLDRTEEAKPKFGQPAGAPRNAGAVLYRGEAVLTYSKHHLPNYGVFDEFRYFVPGETLPVVRVHGVDVALAICEDLWQDGGRVPATRSAGAGLLLSINASPYEQNKDDQRLELVRKRAQEAGCTTAYLAMIGGQDELVFDGDSIVVDKDGEVIARAPQFAEGCIVLDLELPAAAPVPPSGVVDDGLRIEHVTLSEEPVPAYDGELTGGYAERLDDDEEVYSALVVGLRAYAAKNGFSSVLIGLSGGIDSALTAAIACDALGAQNVYGVAMPSRYSSEHSIGDAEELARRTGLNFRTVPIAPMFDAYMGSLGLTGLAEENLQSRLRGTMLMALSNQEGHIVLAPGNKSELAVGYSTLYGDSVGAYGPIKDVYKTAIFRLAKWRNRAAEERGQTPPIPENSISKPPSAELRPDQVDTDSLPDYPVLDAILELYVDRDQGADTIVAAGYDRELVTKTLRMVDTAEYKRRQYPPGTKISAKGFGKDRRLPITNRWRESASG, from the coding sequence GTGCCTCAACTACGCCTCGCTCTGAATCAGATCGACTCGACCGTCGGCGATCTCGCCGGGAACGCCGAGGCGGTCGTCCGTTGGACCCGGCACTCCGCCGAGCAGGGGGCGCATCTCGTCGCGTTTCCCGAGATGGTGCTGACCGGGTATCCCGTGGAGGACCTCGCCCTGCGTTCGTCCTTCGTCCAGGCCTCGCGGGACGCGCTGCGCGCGCTCGCCGTGCGGCTGAGGGACGAGGGGTTCGGGGAGCTGCCGGTCGTCGTCGGCTATCTCGACCGCACCGAGGAGGCCAAGCCCAAGTTCGGCCAGCCCGCGGGAGCCCCGCGCAACGCGGGCGCCGTGCTGTACCGCGGCGAGGCCGTCCTGACCTACTCCAAGCACCACCTCCCCAACTACGGCGTCTTCGACGAGTTCCGCTACTTCGTGCCGGGCGAGACGCTGCCCGTCGTACGCGTGCACGGCGTCGACGTCGCGCTCGCCATCTGCGAGGACCTCTGGCAGGACGGCGGCCGGGTGCCCGCGACCCGCAGCGCCGGGGCGGGACTGCTGCTCTCCATCAACGCCTCCCCGTACGAGCAGAACAAGGACGACCAGCGGCTGGAGCTCGTGCGCAAGCGCGCGCAGGAGGCCGGCTGCACCACCGCCTACCTCGCGATGATCGGCGGCCAGGACGAGCTGGTCTTCGACGGCGACTCGATCGTCGTCGACAAGGACGGCGAGGTCATCGCGCGGGCCCCGCAGTTCGCCGAGGGCTGCATCGTGCTCGACCTTGAGCTGCCGGCAGCCGCGCCCGTGCCGCCGTCCGGCGTCGTCGACGACGGGCTGCGCATCGAGCACGTGACGCTGTCGGAGGAGCCGGTTCCCGCGTACGACGGCGAGCTGACCGGCGGGTACGCCGAGCGGCTCGACGACGACGAGGAGGTGTACTCGGCGCTGGTCGTGGGCCTGCGCGCGTACGCCGCGAAGAACGGTTTCAGCAGCGTCCTCATCGGGCTCTCCGGCGGCATCGACTCCGCGCTCACCGCCGCCATCGCCTGCGACGCGCTCGGCGCGCAGAACGTGTACGGCGTCGCCATGCCGTCCCGCTACTCCTCGGAGCACTCCATCGGCGACGCGGAGGAGCTGGCGCGGCGCACCGGGCTCAACTTCCGGACCGTACCGATCGCGCCCATGTTCGACGCGTACATGGGCTCCCTCGGGCTCACCGGGCTCGCCGAGGAGAACCTCCAGTCGCGGCTGCGCGGCACGATGCTGATGGCGCTCTCCAACCAGGAGGGCCACATCGTGCTCGCGCCGGGCAACAAGTCCGAGTTGGCGGTCGGGTACTCGACGCTCTACGGAGACTCCGTCGGCGCGTACGGCCCCATCAAGGACGTCTACAAGACGGCGATCTTCCGGCTCGCCAAGTGGCGCAACCGCGCGGCCGAGGAGCGCGGGCAGACGCCGCCGATCCCCGAGAACTCCATCAGCAAGCCGCCGAGCGCCGAGCTGCGCCCGGACCAGGTCGACACGGACTCGCTCCCGGACTACCCGGTCCTCGACGCGATCCTCGAGCTCTACGTCGACCGGGACCAGGGCGCCGACACGATCGTGGCCGCGGGCTACGACCGTGAGCTCGTCACGAAGACGCTGCGGATGGTGGACACGGCGGAGTACAAGCGGCGGCAGTACCCGCCGGGGACGAAGATCTCGGCGAAGGGGTTCGGCAAGGACCGGCGGCTGCCGATCACCAATCGGTGGCGCGAGTCCGCCTCCGGCTGA
- a CDS encoding extracellular solute-binding protein, with the protein MSRRTLLRSMAVGGAALAAPAVLTACSTDSSGGGNVSNAGKKAAPWPTYAPAKGPTPDLAPTAEGVQPGYTKYPEKLVRATAEKPGTGKQKIKVMTITYGTPPKPVGRNEYWQAVNEALGVEVEFTVVPDADFRAKMSTLMSGDDLPDMINFGGGYVLPRESQFVKARCADLSEYLSGDAVKDYPNLANIPTYAWEGMGRIAGRIYGLPIERAKVQGAMFINREAFDEAGYRPGMSAPDFHAMAEEASQGKKFALGASTVGFYGYLYHAMWHGAPNQWQIKGGKATDMYGTDAFKAALEYMAKLREAGAYNPDATSISQVDLKTQFYNGTVRSMTDGWGAVISNAQGIKDEFTLDVAEPYAVDGVTPVYQQNRGCFGYTVVKKASKERVELMLRVLNWLASPFGTKEYELMHYGVEGTHFKYNKDGDPVATETGLIDSKTNLPFPYLMDAPQPLYFPGFPDLTTRLHAWEKKVVPLLVPDDHWGLMSETFNRQGATMQQIIEDGVTAVVSGRKKLSDWDGIHRKWQSQGGKRAAEEFLKEYEAAH; encoded by the coding sequence ATGTCGCGCCGTACCCTGCTCCGTTCCATGGCCGTCGGCGGCGCCGCCCTGGCCGCCCCCGCCGTCCTCACCGCCTGCTCCACCGATTCGAGCGGCGGCGGCAACGTCTCCAACGCCGGGAAGAAGGCGGCGCCCTGGCCGACGTACGCCCCGGCGAAGGGCCCCACGCCCGACCTCGCGCCGACCGCCGAGGGCGTGCAGCCCGGGTACACCAAGTACCCGGAGAAGCTGGTCCGTGCGACGGCCGAGAAGCCGGGCACCGGCAAGCAGAAGATCAAGGTCATGACGATCACGTACGGCACCCCGCCGAAGCCGGTCGGCCGCAACGAGTACTGGCAGGCCGTCAACGAGGCGCTGGGCGTCGAGGTCGAGTTCACCGTCGTGCCCGACGCGGACTTCCGCGCCAAGATGTCCACGCTCATGTCGGGCGACGACCTGCCCGACATGATCAACTTCGGTGGCGGGTACGTACTGCCGCGCGAGTCGCAGTTCGTGAAGGCGCGGTGCGCCGACCTGAGCGAGTACCTGTCCGGTGACGCCGTCAAGGACTATCCGAACCTCGCGAACATCCCCACGTACGCCTGGGAGGGCATGGGGCGCATCGCCGGGCGCATCTACGGGCTGCCGATCGAGCGGGCCAAGGTGCAGGGCGCGATGTTCATCAACCGGGAGGCGTTCGACGAGGCGGGGTACCGGCCGGGGATGTCCGCGCCCGACTTCCACGCGATGGCCGAGGAGGCCTCGCAGGGCAAGAAGTTCGCCCTCGGCGCCTCCACGGTGGGGTTCTACGGGTACCTGTACCACGCCATGTGGCACGGCGCGCCCAACCAGTGGCAGATCAAGGGCGGCAAGGCCACCGACATGTACGGGACCGACGCGTTCAAGGCGGCGCTGGAGTACATGGCGAAGCTGCGCGAGGCGGGCGCGTACAACCCGGACGCCACGTCGATCTCCCAGGTCGACCTGAAGACCCAGTTCTACAACGGGACCGTCCGCTCGATGACGGACGGCTGGGGCGCCGTCATCTCCAACGCGCAGGGCATCAAGGACGAGTTCACCCTCGATGTGGCCGAGCCCTACGCGGTCGACGGTGTGACACCCGTCTACCAGCAGAACCGCGGCTGTTTCGGCTACACCGTCGTCAAGAAGGCCTCCAAGGAGCGCGTCGAGCTGATGCTCCGCGTACTGAACTGGCTCGCCTCGCCGTTCGGCACGAAGGAGTACGAGCTGATGCACTACGGAGTGGAGGGCACCCACTTCAAGTACAACAAGGACGGCGATCCGGTCGCCACGGAGACCGGCCTCATCGACTCCAAGACCAACCTGCCCTTCCCGTACCTGATGGACGCCCCGCAGCCGCTGTACTTCCCCGGCTTCCCCGACCTCACGACTCGGCTGCACGCCTGGGAGAAGAAGGTCGTCCCGCTCCTCGTGCCCGACGACCACTGGGGGCTGATGTCGGAGACGTTCAACCGGCAGGGCGCCACGATGCAGCAGATCATCGAGGACGGCGTGACGGCCGTCGTCTCCGGCCGCAAGAAGCTCTCCGACTGGGACGGCATCCACCGGAAGTGGCAGTCGCAGGGCGGCAAGCGGGCCGCGGAGGAGTTCCTGAAGGAGTACGAGGCCGCGCACTGA
- a CDS encoding alpha/beta fold hydrolase yields MTTFVQGGFVRVEGVPHHVEVTGTGPVCVLGAGLGLGWFDWDPVAALLAPHRTVVRFDRPGLGLSGHARVAPTVRGEAERILRVLDAVGLGTARVTVVGHSLAGFHAEAFARLYPQRTEGLVLVDSSVEERPRTLLPRGVRVAATRACGALLCATGLPRAVGPTLRRLTAPTPWAWLYGGSRVWRAALMEYVTYGDAARELAALRRRLPLPRGVPVTVLAAHPGSGPHRWLDRQRRLAHALDAAFGVAAPSGHLVMRDRPGEVARAVLAAGASPRPPGPAAHCPG; encoded by the coding sequence GTGACGACGTTCGTACAGGGCGGGTTCGTACGAGTCGAGGGCGTGCCGCACCACGTCGAGGTGACGGGCACCGGACCGGTGTGCGTGCTCGGCGCCGGGCTCGGGCTCGGCTGGTTCGACTGGGACCCGGTGGCGGCGCTGCTCGCCCCACACCGGACCGTGGTCCGGTTCGACCGGCCTGGCCTCGGACTCAGCGGCCACGCGCGCGTGGCGCCCACCGTGCGGGGCGAGGCGGAGCGGATCCTGCGGGTCCTGGACGCGGTGGGGCTCGGCACGGCGCGGGTGACGGTGGTCGGTCACTCGCTCGCCGGATTCCACGCGGAGGCGTTCGCACGGCTGTACCCGCAGCGCACGGAGGGGCTCGTGCTCGTCGACTCCAGCGTGGAGGAACGGCCGCGCACACTGCTGCCGCGCGGCGTGCGGGTGGCGGCCACGCGCGCGTGCGGCGCGCTGCTGTGCGCGACGGGACTGCCGCGGGCGGTGGGACCGACCCTGCGCCGCCTGACGGCGCCGACGCCGTGGGCATGGCTCTACGGAGGCAGCAGGGTGTGGCGGGCGGCGCTCATGGAGTACGTGACGTACGGCGACGCGGCCCGCGAACTCGCCGCGCTCCGACGCCGCCTGCCTCTCCCGCGGGGCGTCCCCGTGACCGTACTCGCCGCGCACCCGGGCAGCGGCCCGCACCGCTGGCTCGACCGCCAGCGACGACTCGCCCACGCCCTCGACGCGGCCTTCGGCGTGGCGGCCCCGTCCGGCCACCTGGTGATGCGCGACCGCCCCGGGGAGGTCGCGCGCGCGGTGCTTGCGGCAGGAGCTAGCCCCCGTCCCCCCGGACCCGCCGCACACTGTCCCGGATGA
- a CDS encoding multicopper oxidase family protein — protein MRNESTPRVPSRRAVLGAAAAVAGTGILTACSDASPEGVDRENGASGPAGYVDPAGDEVAAAEKKRGRGGRTREVKLTATRTGLDLGGPTVRTWAYGDALPGKEVRVTAGDTLALTLANHLPQATSLHWHGIALRNDMDGVPGLTQQDIRPGADFTYRFAVPHPGTYWFHPHSGTQQDRGLYAPLIVEDPKEPLQYDKEWVVVLDDWVDGVDGSTPDGVLAELGKGMADHDMGGGSGGDGGGHGGHDMSNMGNMSHASLRSDGSPAPGPSRMMMGAKSDLLGGDAGDVAYPYYLVNGRTAKAPSQFRARPGDRIRLRVINAGGDTAFRVALGGHEMTVTHTDGFPVRHAKTDALLLGMGERYDVLVTAKDGVFPLTALAEGKKEAALAVLRTGGGAPPTASTRPDELKGRLLTADKLRAHGSVALPSRRPDRTIRLRLTGGMAEYDWAFDKKPYTPGQRHPVRAGERVRLTFANATSMWHPVHLHGHTFALPGAPGGARKDTAIVLPNGTLSVDFEADNPGLWMIHCHNVYHAEAGMMTVLGYRA, from the coding sequence ATGCGTAATGAATCAACTCCGCGCGTCCCCTCCCGGCGCGCCGTGCTCGGCGCCGCCGCCGCGGTCGCGGGGACGGGAATCCTGACGGCCTGTTCCGACGCGTCCCCGGAAGGCGTCGACCGTGAGAACGGGGCCTCCGGTCCCGCCGGATACGTGGACCCCGCGGGCGACGAGGTCGCGGCCGCCGAGAAGAAGCGCGGCCGGGGCGGTCGCACCCGTGAGGTCAAGCTGACGGCCACGCGGACCGGGCTCGACCTGGGCGGCCCCACGGTCCGGACGTGGGCGTACGGGGACGCGCTCCCCGGCAAGGAGGTCCGCGTCACCGCGGGCGACACCCTCGCCCTCACTCTCGCCAACCACCTCCCCCAGGCCACGTCCCTGCACTGGCACGGCATCGCCCTGCGCAACGACATGGACGGCGTCCCCGGCCTCACCCAGCAGGACATCAGGCCCGGAGCGGACTTCACCTACCGCTTCGCGGTGCCGCACCCCGGGACGTACTGGTTCCACCCCCACTCCGGAACCCAGCAGGACAGGGGCCTGTACGCACCGCTGATCGTGGAGGACCCGAAGGAGCCGTTGCAGTACGACAAGGAGTGGGTCGTCGTCCTCGACGACTGGGTCGACGGGGTGGACGGATCCACCCCGGACGGCGTGCTCGCGGAACTGGGCAAGGGCATGGCGGACCACGACATGGGCGGCGGGTCCGGGGGCGACGGCGGCGGCCACGGCGGACACGACATGTCGAACATGGGGAACATGTCCCACGCCTCCCTCCGGTCGGACGGCTCACCGGCCCCCGGCCCCTCCCGCATGATGATGGGCGCCAAGAGCGACCTGCTGGGCGGCGACGCGGGTGACGTCGCCTACCCGTACTACCTGGTCAACGGGCGTACGGCCAAGGCGCCTTCGCAGTTCCGAGCCCGTCCCGGCGACCGCATCCGCCTGCGCGTCATCAACGCCGGCGGCGACACCGCGTTCCGCGTCGCGCTCGGCGGCCACGAGATGACGGTGACGCACACCGACGGGTTCCCCGTGCGGCACGCGAAGACGGACGCGCTGCTCCTCGGCATGGGCGAGCGGTACGACGTACTGGTCACCGCCAAGGACGGCGTCTTCCCGCTGACCGCGCTGGCCGAGGGCAAGAAGGAGGCGGCGCTCGCGGTGCTGCGGACGGGCGGCGGGGCCCCGCCGACGGCGTCGACCCGCCCCGACGAGCTGAAGGGCCGCCTCCTGACGGCGGACAAGCTGCGCGCACACGGCTCCGTGGCGCTGCCCTCCCGCAGGCCGGACCGGACGATCAGGCTCCGGCTGACGGGCGGCATGGCCGAGTACGACTGGGCCTTCGACAAGAAGCCCTACACCCCCGGACAGCGTCACCCCGTCCGCGCGGGCGAGCGGGTCCGCCTGACGTTCGCCAACGCGACGTCGATGTGGCACCCCGTCCACCTCCACGGCCACACCTTCGCCCTGCCGGGCGCACCCGGCGGCGCCCGCAAGGACACGGCGATCGTCCTGCCGAACGGCACGCTGTCGGTGGACTTCGAGGCGGACAACCCGGGCCTGTGGATGATCCACTGCCACAACGTCTACCACGCGGAGGCGGGAATGATGACGGTGCTCGGTTACCGCGCCTGA
- a CDS encoding DUF998 domain-containing protein has protein sequence MSSPTTAAAPLVLAGLLLAGALAYSTWSVEVFLPTGLSPRTAYVSELAAEDQPYGTFFRTVDLFAGLLVLAGAVWALTVRPTPRTWLSAVGWAGLALFGAATVADSRLPLSCAATADPGCAARVRAGEVPWTHSAHAVSSSLAVTGALVGMVLLTVAARRRAASWPVLARTGPFLVVLELAATGWTLASIAAFEAGHGTWGLGMGQRLQVLFIAVWLVVLAWDAAAEARRE, from the coding sequence ATGTCGTCCCCCACGACGGCAGCCGCCCCCCTCGTCCTCGCGGGTCTCCTGCTGGCCGGCGCCCTCGCGTACAGCACCTGGTCGGTCGAGGTGTTCCTGCCGACCGGGCTCTCGCCCCGCACGGCGTACGTCAGCGAACTCGCCGCCGAGGACCAGCCGTACGGGACGTTCTTCCGCACCGTGGACCTCTTCGCGGGGCTCCTCGTCCTCGCGGGCGCGGTGTGGGCGCTCACGGTCCGACCGACGCCTCGGACGTGGCTCTCCGCGGTCGGCTGGGCGGGACTCGCGCTGTTCGGCGCGGCCACCGTCGCCGACTCACGACTGCCGCTGAGCTGCGCGGCGACCGCCGACCCCGGCTGCGCCGCGCGGGTGCGGGCGGGCGAGGTGCCCTGGACGCACTCCGCGCACGCGGTCAGCAGCAGCCTCGCCGTCACCGGGGCGCTGGTCGGCATGGTGCTCCTCACCGTCGCCGCCCGCCGCCGTGCCGCGTCCTGGCCCGTGCTCGCGCGCACGGGACCGTTCCTCGTCGTCCTCGAACTGGCCGCCACCGGCTGGACCCTGGCGTCCATCGCCGCGTTCGAGGCCGGGCACGGGACGTGGGGCCTCGGGATGGGGCAGCGGCTGCAGGTGCTGTTCATCGCGGTGTGGCTCGTCGTCCTCGCGTGGGATGCGGCGGCGGAGGCGCGGCGGGAGTGA